One genomic segment of Natrononativus amylolyticus includes these proteins:
- a CDS encoding BtpA/SgcQ family protein, whose product MTPIGPFGDPPTVIGMVHLPPLPGSPGFEGDRDAIRTRALEDAVTLEAGGVDGVILENFGDSPFYPEDVPKHVVADMAALATAVRSAVDVPVGINVLRNDAAAALSVAGAADADVVRVNVHVGAAATDQGVLEGRAHETVRLRERIAPDVAILADVHVKHATPVGEADIERTALETAERGRADGVVVSGSGTGSETALADVERVSNALADLETPVFAGSGVTAETVGDVLAAGADGAIVGTALKEGAETTNPVSLEAVREVVDAATNR is encoded by the coding sequence ATGACACCGATCGGCCCGTTCGGCGACCCGCCTACCGTGATCGGCATGGTCCACCTCCCGCCGCTGCCCGGCTCGCCCGGCTTCGAGGGCGACCGGGACGCGATCCGAACCCGCGCGCTCGAGGACGCGGTCACCCTCGAGGCCGGCGGCGTCGACGGGGTGATCCTCGAGAACTTCGGCGATTCGCCCTTCTACCCCGAGGACGTTCCGAAACACGTCGTCGCCGACATGGCCGCCCTGGCGACGGCCGTCCGGTCGGCGGTCGACGTTCCCGTGGGGATCAACGTGTTGCGAAACGACGCGGCGGCCGCGCTCTCGGTGGCCGGCGCGGCCGACGCCGACGTCGTCCGGGTCAACGTCCACGTCGGCGCCGCGGCGACCGACCAGGGGGTACTCGAGGGCCGCGCCCACGAGACGGTTCGCCTGCGCGAGCGGATCGCCCCCGACGTCGCGATCCTGGCCGACGTCCACGTCAAACACGCGACGCCGGTCGGCGAGGCGGACATCGAGCGGACCGCCCTCGAGACCGCGGAGCGCGGTCGAGCCGACGGCGTCGTCGTCTCGGGGAGCGGGACGGGGTCGGAGACGGCGCTCGCGGACGTCGAGCGGGTTTCGAACGCGCTCGCGGACCTCGAGACGCCGGTGTTCGCCGGCAGCGGGGTCACGGCGGAGACGGTCGGCGACGTGCTCGCAGCCGGCGCGGACGGCGCCATCGTCGGGACCGCGCTCAAGGAGGGCGCCGAGACGACGAACCCGGTCTCGCTCGAGGCCGTTCGGGAGGTCGTCGACGCGGCGACGAACCGGTGA
- a CDS encoding methylated-DNA--[protein]-cysteine S-methyltransferase has translation MRVDVLETPVDIDGSRLEAAPGTVREQLDEYARGERRAFDLDVSYPDSFTGRVMAAMAAIPYGETRTYGDLAADLETAPVAVGSACGRNPVPVIVPCHRVVGADSLGGFSAGGDDPLGFKRRLLDHEERVLGGARTGTR, from the coding sequence ATGAGAGTCGACGTTCTCGAAACGCCGGTCGACATCGACGGGTCGCGACTCGAGGCCGCACCCGGAACCGTTCGCGAACAGCTGGACGAGTACGCCCGCGGCGAGCGGCGCGCGTTCGATCTGGACGTCTCTTACCCCGACTCGTTCACCGGCCGCGTGATGGCGGCGATGGCGGCGATCCCCTACGGCGAGACCCGGACCTACGGCGACCTCGCGGCGGATCTCGAGACCGCGCCCGTGGCCGTGGGATCGGCGTGCGGTCGGAATCCGGTTCCCGTGATCGTGCCGTGTCACCGGGTCGTCGGCGCGGACTCGCTCGGGGGATTTTCGGCGGGCGGCGACGATCCGCTCGGGTTCAAGCGGCGGTTGCTCGACCACGAGGAGCGCGTGCTGGGCGGCGCGCGAACCGGGACGCGGTGA
- a CDS encoding dCTP deaminase, which translates to MVADTPLSERVDNLVYEPAQVHEEGVDLTVSAIYRIAEPGRLDFGGDELEDADLEPVATEPRDPEDEYEWWNLEGGRYVCQYNEFLTSEEPLFVQPRNELLARGCSHPSLRVTSHLPLMPLSVADGGVHIKENARISTLSILESG; encoded by the coding sequence ATGGTTGCTGACACCCCACTCTCAGAGCGCGTCGACAATCTGGTGTACGAACCCGCGCAGGTCCACGAGGAGGGCGTCGACCTGACGGTGAGCGCGATCTACCGGATCGCCGAGCCGGGGCGCCTCGACTTCGGCGGCGACGAACTCGAGGACGCCGACCTCGAACCCGTGGCGACGGAACCGCGCGACCCCGAGGACGAGTACGAGTGGTGGAACCTCGAGGGCGGGCGCTACGTCTGTCAGTACAACGAGTTTCTCACCAGCGAGGAGCCGCTGTTCGTCCAGCCGCGAAACGAACTGCTCGCCCGCGGCTGTTCGCACCCGTCGCTGCGCGTGACCTCACACCTCCCGCTGATGCCGCTCTCGGTCGCCGATGGCGGGGTCCACATCAAGGAAAACGCCCGGATCTCGACGCTGTCGATCCTCGAGTCCGGGTGA
- a CDS encoding M20 family metallo-hydrolase: MDVNQGRLRSDLEANATFGAIGAPNGRGRTVLAGTDANREARDALVERLEAAGLEVEIDAVGNVTGTWIPDDVDPDAAPVVSGSHLDSVPEGGIFDGPLGVYGALEAVRAIQESDVEPDRPLAVVCFTEEEGTRFSGGLLGSSVATGRRPVEEALALTDDEGTTLEAALSEIGYRGTGRLDASAWDAFVELHVEQDSRLEETEVPVGVVTTITGIAHATARFVGETDHAGTTAMGDRTDALAAASEFVLALERAGREYALADSGTAVATVGKCVVTPNATNVVPGEVELGVDVRDVDYETMTALLEGAERTLERIREDRGVVTSMARELDVEPAPMSGRCRDALHAGAETADVDALSMHSGAAHDAMNVSRVTDAGMLFAPSREGLSHTPREWTEWEDCAVAVRTLAEALARLSTSGDGT, encoded by the coding sequence ATGGACGTTAATCAGGGGCGCCTTCGGTCGGATCTCGAGGCGAACGCAACGTTCGGCGCGATCGGAGCGCCGAACGGCCGCGGTCGAACCGTACTCGCGGGAACGGACGCGAACCGAGAGGCGCGCGACGCCCTCGTCGAGCGACTCGAGGCGGCCGGCCTCGAGGTCGAGATCGACGCGGTCGGCAACGTCACGGGGACGTGGATTCCGGACGACGTCGATCCGGACGCCGCGCCCGTCGTCTCGGGGAGCCACCTGGACTCGGTTCCCGAGGGCGGCATCTTCGACGGCCCGCTCGGCGTCTACGGCGCGCTCGAGGCCGTCCGAGCGATCCAGGAGTCGGACGTCGAACCGGACCGCCCGCTCGCGGTCGTCTGTTTCACCGAGGAGGAGGGGACCCGCTTCAGCGGCGGTCTGCTGGGCTCGTCCGTCGCAACCGGCCGTCGCCCCGTCGAGGAGGCGCTGGCGCTGACCGACGACGAGGGGACGACCCTCGAGGCGGCGCTGTCAGAGATCGGCTACCGGGGCACCGGCCGCCTCGACGCGAGCGCCTGGGACGCGTTCGTCGAACTCCACGTCGAGCAGGACTCCCGCCTCGAGGAAACCGAGGTGCCCGTCGGCGTCGTGACGACGATCACGGGCATCGCCCACGCGACCGCCCGGTTCGTCGGCGAAACGGACCACGCGGGGACGACCGCGATGGGCGACCGGACGGACGCGCTGGCCGCGGCCAGCGAGTTCGTGCTGGCGCTCGAGCGCGCCGGCCGGGAGTACGCCCTCGCTGATTCCGGCACCGCGGTCGCGACCGTCGGGAAGTGCGTCGTCACGCCGAACGCGACGAACGTCGTCCCCGGCGAGGTCGAACTCGGCGTCGACGTCCGAGACGTCGACTACGAGACGATGACCGCCCTCCTCGAGGGTGCCGAGCGCACGCTCGAGCGGATCCGGGAGGACCGCGGCGTCGTGACGTCGATGGCTCGCGAACTCGACGTCGAGCCGGCGCCGATGAGCGGGCGCTGTCGGGACGCCCTCCACGCGGGCGCGGAGACGGCCGACGTCGACGCGCTCTCGATGCACTCCGGGGCGGCCCACGATGCGATGAACGTCTCGCGGGTGACCGACGCCGGAATGCTGTTCGCCCCCTCGCGGGAGGGGCTTTCTCACACCCCCAGAGAGTGGACCGAGTGGGAGGACTGTGCGGTCGCCGTCCGGACGCTGGCGGAGGCGCTCGCGCGGCTCTCGACGAGCGGCGACGGGACGTAA
- a CDS encoding class I SAM-dependent methyltransferase — MTDDADRKRASADSFGAATDAYRRSDVHRRGEDLERLARWCRGADVALDVATGAGHTAGAIAAAGVPTVVATDASPEMVATAVDSFEGVRGAVADAERLPFSGGAFDAVVCRIAAHHFPNPERFVAETARVLRSGGTFALEDNVAPAEPELAAFVNRVERLRDPTHVEAHPTSRWREWLERHGFAVEAVDHLHKPLAFDDWAAAQSLAGERRRRVERLLLEAPPEATETFRIRVEDGAVRSFAPRKALIRATRRE; from the coding sequence ATGACCGACGACGCCGACCGGAAGCGCGCGAGCGCCGACTCCTTCGGCGCGGCGACCGACGCCTACCGCCGGAGCGACGTCCATCGTAGGGGCGAGGACCTCGAGCGGCTGGCTCGCTGGTGTCGGGGCGCGGACGTCGCACTCGACGTCGCGACCGGCGCGGGCCACACCGCGGGCGCGATCGCCGCCGCGGGAGTGCCGACGGTCGTGGCGACCGACGCCTCGCCGGAGATGGTCGCAACGGCGGTGGACTCGTTCGAGGGCGTTCGCGGCGCGGTCGCCGACGCCGAGCGGCTCCCGTTCTCGGGGGGCGCCTTCGACGCCGTGGTGTGTCGAATCGCGGCCCACCACTTCCCGAACCCCGAACGCTTCGTCGCCGAGACCGCACGCGTGCTTCGATCGGGTGGAACGTTCGCACTCGAGGACAACGTCGCGCCCGCGGAGCCGGAGCTGGCGGCGTTCGTCAACCGCGTCGAGCGACTGCGCGATCCGACCCACGTCGAGGCCCACCCGACGAGCCGGTGGCGCGAGTGGCTCGAGCGCCACGGCTTCGCCGTCGAGGCGGTCGACCACCTCCACAAACCGCTCGCGTTCGACGACTGGGCGGCCGCGCAGTCGCTCGCGGGCGAGCGGCGACGGCGGGTCGAGCGGCTGTTGCTCGAGGCGCCTCCCGAGGCGACGGAGACGTTCCGAATTCGCGTCGAGGACGGCGCCGTCCGCTCGTTCGCCCCCAGGAAGGCCCTGATCCGGGCGACGCGGCGCGAGTGA
- a CDS encoding O-methyltransferase encodes MSVLTDEIGRFVRAAGPEPDETLREMDAYAEEQGFPHVGPEVGGFLRLLARMTDAERIFEFGSGYGYSAYWFAGALPVDGEIVLTEVDEDELEMARGYMAEGGYDDIARYELGDAMETVGRYDGPFDVVLIDHQKHRYRDALEVVKPKIPVGGAIVADNAIRAGIIQFEKLLEIAEGGEPEDVNEHTRGVADYLEAVRADSDFETVVLPLGEGIAVSYRIG; translated from the coding sequence ATGTCGGTACTGACGGACGAGATCGGTCGATTCGTACGCGCGGCCGGGCCGGAGCCCGACGAGACGCTGCGCGAGATGGACGCCTACGCCGAGGAGCAGGGGTTCCCCCACGTCGGCCCGGAGGTCGGCGGCTTCCTCCGCCTGCTCGCGCGGATGACCGACGCCGAGCGGATCTTCGAGTTCGGCTCGGGCTACGGCTACTCCGCCTACTGGTTCGCCGGTGCCCTCCCGGTCGACGGCGAGATCGTCCTCACGGAGGTCGACGAGGACGAACTCGAGATGGCCCGGGGGTACATGGCCGAGGGCGGCTACGACGATATCGCACGGTACGAACTCGGGGACGCGATGGAGACGGTAGGGCGCTACGACGGCCCGTTCGACGTCGTCCTGATCGACCACCAGAAACACCGCTACCGGGACGCACTCGAGGTCGTCAAACCGAAGATACCCGTCGGCGGGGCCATCGTCGCGGATAACGCGATACGGGCAGGTATCATTCAGTTCGAGAAGTTACTCGAGATCGCCGAAGGTGGAGAGCCTGAAGATGTAAACGAGCACACGCGGGGAGTTGCGGACTACCTCGAGGCCGTTCGCGCAGACTCCGACTTCGAGACGGTGGTGCTACCGCTCGGGGAGGGAATCGCGGTGAGCTACCGGATCGGCTGA
- a CDS encoding DUF1467 domain-containing protein yields MNRTLARVSPPTLVVFVAVVAAGVAVNDGFAFSLRTAPAILLMAAGLAGVASQAGERSLDSLQLATKRWWLLAVAAFIPYALVTAPATESATAVGDAVAGPMLATTLEAVAGALVLCAIAITVLYGLASYGIHPGGPSPEERVLRE; encoded by the coding sequence ATGAATCGAACGCTCGCTCGAGTATCACCCCCGACGCTCGTCGTTTTCGTCGCGGTCGTCGCCGCCGGGGTGGCAGTTAATGACGGATTTGCGTTCTCCCTTCGAACGGCACCCGCGATCCTCCTGATGGCTGCGGGACTCGCCGGGGTCGCGAGCCAGGCCGGAGAGCGAAGTCTCGACTCCCTCCAATTGGCCACGAAGCGATGGTGGCTGCTCGCGGTCGCGGCGTTCATCCCCTACGCGCTGGTAACGGCGCCCGCAACCGAGTCGGCAACGGCGGTCGGCGATGCCGTCGCCGGACCGATGCTCGCTACGACGCTCGAGGCAGTCGCCGGCGCGCTGGTTCTCTGTGCGATCGCGATCACGGTGCTGTACGGACTCGCCAGCTACGGAATCCACCCCGGCGGACCGTCACCGGAGGAACGCGTTTTGCGAGAGTGA
- a CDS encoding mechanosensitive ion channel family protein encodes MIRQYPLQQVQVPEWLQDPVAELIVFLPRLVGALVILLIGWIIGRLAGRAVRRIADGVELDRMVLETPLGRILGGTERAVSSAFGKLAKWFVYALAILAAANALAIPMLSEWISTAVSYLPAFIAGLLVIVLGFVVADFIGDIIERTRAATQTAYTQWFANGARVFLYFTALVIGLDTMGIDVGILYVFAQALAWGLAAAVAIGAGVAFGWGGKDYVADNIDRWMGRTAAVTPSEEEGRPESRGGDRRGGREPGSEPGPGDDDD; translated from the coding sequence ATGATACGACAGTATCCTCTTCAGCAAGTACAGGTTCCAGAGTGGTTGCAAGACCCCGTCGCGGAGCTGATCGTGTTCCTCCCGCGGTTGGTCGGCGCGCTGGTCATCCTCCTCATCGGGTGGATCATCGGCCGGCTCGCCGGCCGCGCCGTTCGGCGGATCGCCGACGGCGTCGAACTCGACCGGATGGTTCTCGAGACGCCGCTGGGGCGGATTCTCGGCGGGACAGAACGCGCCGTCTCGAGCGCGTTCGGTAAACTCGCGAAGTGGTTCGTCTACGCGCTCGCCATTCTCGCGGCGGCGAACGCGCTGGCGATCCCGATGCTCTCTGAGTGGATCTCGACGGCAGTTTCCTACCTGCCGGCGTTCATCGCGGGCCTGCTCGTCATCGTGCTCGGGTTCGTCGTCGCCGACTTCATCGGTGACATCATCGAACGGACGCGAGCGGCGACGCAGACGGCGTACACGCAGTGGTTCGCAAACGGCGCCAGGGTGTTCCTCTACTTCACCGCGCTCGTCATCGGTCTGGATACGATGGGAATCGACGTCGGCATTCTGTACGTCTTCGCGCAAGCGCTCGCGTGGGGACTGGCCGCCGCCGTGGCCATCGGCGCCGGCGTCGCCTTCGGCTGGGGCGGCAAGGACTACGTCGCTGACAACATCGACCGCTGGATGGGGCGAACGGCGGCGGTCACGCCGAGCGAGGAGGAAGGACGGCCCGAGAGCAGAGGCGGCGACCGGCGCGGCGGACGCGAGCCGGGGTCCGAGCCGGGTCCAGGCGACGACGACGACTGA
- a CDS encoding creatininase family protein has translation MYLPHQTWPDLSAYVAEESVAVVPLGSTEQHGPHLPEGTDYLIATALAREAAERTGYLCTPPVTIGVSPHHRQFHGTMWVDPPVFRDYVENFSRNLTYHGIDRIVYVNAHGGNIVHLREVGRRLCDDETAFACEWMWDESIPELIAESFETPGPHGGPKETSMIMHIARELVREDRLEDARDGGLTEFHADVMTVHGARVRYDAIENTDNGVLGDQTDATPEIGERLFEAATDQLVALLEWLDDQPFEALMPTPHVDPQPGSGR, from the coding sequence ATGTACCTTCCCCACCAGACGTGGCCCGACCTCTCGGCGTACGTGGCCGAGGAGTCGGTGGCCGTCGTCCCCTTGGGATCGACCGAACAGCACGGCCCACACCTCCCCGAGGGAACCGACTACCTGATCGCGACCGCGCTGGCCCGCGAGGCCGCCGAGCGAACCGGCTACCTCTGTACGCCGCCGGTGACGATCGGCGTGAGCCCCCACCACCGACAGTTCCACGGCACCATGTGGGTCGATCCGCCGGTGTTTCGCGACTACGTCGAGAACTTCTCGCGGAACCTCACCTACCACGGCATCGACCGGATCGTCTACGTCAACGCCCACGGCGGCAACATCGTCCACCTCCGCGAGGTCGGTCGACGGCTGTGTGACGACGAAACGGCCTTCGCCTGCGAGTGGATGTGGGACGAGTCGATCCCCGAACTGATCGCCGAGAGCTTCGAGACGCCCGGCCCCCACGGCGGCCCGAAGGAGACGTCGATGATCATGCACATCGCCCGCGAACTGGTTCGGGAGGACCGTCTCGAGGACGCCCGCGACGGGGGACTGACGGAGTTCCACGCGGACGTGATGACCGTCCACGGCGCGCGGGTGCGCTACGACGCGATCGAGAACACGGACAACGGCGTCCTCGGCGACCAGACCGACGCGACCCCCGAGATCGGCGAGCGGCTGTTCGAGGCCGCGACCGACCAGCTGGTGGCGCTGCTCGAGTGGCTCGACGACCAGCCCTTCGAGGCGCTGATGCCGACCCCACACGTCGATCCGCAGCCGGGAAGCGGCCGGTAG
- a CDS encoding CopG family ribbon-helix-helix protein, with protein MAVVSVSMPDELLERLDQFADDHGYTGRSEVVREASRNLLGEFEDTRLEDRELMGIVTVLFDYETTSVEERMIRLRHEHEGLVASNFHSHVGDHYCMELFVLEGALEDISTFVGKVRATQDVLTVDYSVTPVDSFDPLSQHE; from the coding sequence ATGGCCGTCGTAAGCGTCTCCATGCCGGACGAACTCCTCGAGCGACTCGACCAGTTCGCAGACGACCACGGGTACACGGGTCGCAGCGAGGTCGTCCGGGAGGCCTCGAGGAACCTGCTCGGCGAGTTCGAGGACACCCGCCTCGAGGACCGCGAGCTGATGGGAATCGTCACCGTGTTGTTCGACTACGAGACGACCAGCGTCGAAGAGCGCATGATCCGCCTGCGCCACGAACACGAAGGGCTGGTTGCCTCGAACTTCCACAGCCACGTCGGTGACCACTACTGCATGGAGCTGTTCGTCCTCGAGGGTGCCCTCGAGGATATTTCGACGTTCGTCGGCAAGGTGCGGGCGACCCAGGACGTGCTGACCGTCGACTACTCGGTGACGCCGGTCGATAGCTTCGACCCGCTCAGCCAGCACGAGTAA
- a CDS encoding cupin domain-containing protein encodes MPYRKVNYEEVDQVSSAMHFLSDPLETEQVGVTIARCDPAWNSQPHDHADNDHEEIYVLIEGAATVVIDDEPVAMEAGDAVWISPESTRQIRNGDEESAFVLVSAPSIADSSGDNGEWLLNGFAG; translated from the coding sequence ATGCCATACAGGAAGGTAAACTACGAGGAGGTCGACCAGGTCTCGAGTGCGATGCACTTTCTCTCGGACCCGCTCGAGACCGAGCAGGTCGGCGTGACGATCGCCCGCTGTGATCCGGCGTGGAACAGCCAGCCCCACGACCACGCGGACAACGACCACGAGGAGATCTACGTGCTGATCGAGGGGGCGGCGACGGTCGTCATCGACGACGAGCCGGTCGCGATGGAAGCCGGAGACGCGGTGTGGATCTCGCCGGAGTCGACCCGCCAGATCAGAAACGGCGACGAGGAGAGCGCGTTCGTCCTCGTCAGCGCCCCCAGTATCGCCGACTCGAGCGGCGACAACGGCGAGTGGCTGCTCAACGGCTTCGCCGGCTAG
- a CDS encoding VOC family protein, translated as MDAPDTRIDHVGIAVESIDDAEGLLLALGAEKVHEETTDETFTWATYRLGDASRFELLEPVPGTDSFLTGFLERYGPGPHHVTLEVAAIDPLVDRLESAGFRVVEYHEHDDWIEAFVAPGEGNPTGTLLQLMEYHDSYARRRETDADGLFVRGDPL; from the coding sequence ATGGACGCACCCGACACCCGTATCGACCACGTCGGAATCGCCGTCGAGTCGATCGACGACGCCGAGGGGCTGTTGCTCGCACTCGGCGCGGAGAAAGTCCACGAGGAGACCACCGACGAGACGTTCACCTGGGCCACCTACCGGCTCGGGGACGCCTCCCGGTTCGAACTGCTCGAGCCCGTTCCCGGCACCGACTCCTTTCTCACGGGGTTCCTCGAGCGCTACGGTCCCGGCCCCCACCACGTCACCCTCGAGGTCGCCGCGATCGATCCGCTAGTCGACCGGCTCGAGTCGGCGGGGTTTCGCGTCGTCGAGTACCACGAGCACGACGACTGGATCGAGGCGTTCGTCGCACCCGGCGAGGGGAACCCGACGGGGACGCTGCTCCAGTTGATGGAGTACCACGACAGCTACGCCCGGCGCCGGGAGACGGACGCCGACGGGCTGTTCGTCCGCGGGGACCCGCTCTGA
- the paaI gene encoding hydroxyphenylacetyl-CoA thioesterase PaaI has product MTSTEGDPDETRLAGPYCETLGIDLLAVGDGTARTALEITADLCNFHGTPHGGAIYSLADAAFAAASNSHGEAAFALETNISYLEAVDVGTTLTATAEETHVGGRTAEYEVVVESEGGDRIATFRGRVYRPDA; this is encoded by the coding sequence ATGACGTCCACCGAAGGCGACCCGGACGAGACGCGGCTGGCCGGCCCCTACTGCGAGACGCTCGGCATCGACCTGCTCGCGGTCGGCGACGGCACCGCCCGGACGGCACTCGAGATCACCGCGGACCTGTGTAACTTCCACGGCACGCCCCACGGCGGCGCGATCTACTCGCTGGCGGACGCCGCGTTCGCCGCCGCCTCGAACTCCCACGGGGAGGCGGCCTTCGCCCTCGAGACCAACATTTCCTACCTCGAGGCCGTCGACGTCGGCACGACGCTGACGGCGACCGCAGAGGAGACGCACGTGGGCGGGCGAACCGCGGAGTACGAGGTCGTCGTCGAAAGCGAGGGAGGCGATCGGATCGCGACGTTTCGTGGACGGGTGTACCGACCGGACGCGTAA
- a CDS encoding TIGR00341 family protein — protein MRLVQVLIPDGKREAVLEMLEEKGVGYSVVEETAHEEHDHIVQFPLPTSAVESVLDELRSIGIDDSTYTIVLDVEAVVSEEFDELLEEYSDGTDDEEDDVEHRGITGEERIAREEIQTRANDLVTSTPTYVVLTLLSAVIATAGMLLDSPATVVGSMVIAPLIGPTMAASVGTVLNDRTLFHRGMKLQVLGIVVAIGSAAVFALLVRHLFLVPPGLDILELSEINERASPNFLVLAIALGAGVAGMLSLITGVSTALVGVMIAVALIPPAAAVGLGIAFGIPRLAIGAGVLVTVNVLSINLSSLVALWFEGYRPEQWFQIGEARGAFVKQVAALALTITLTSVFLGGVTYDSYVATNVEEEIRQEVGDELELADAQLELRDITVSRSGIVPPLETDRVVVRIAIDPDDDPPRVVDRLKQRIEAVTGTDVDIEVEYVMVERTE, from the coding sequence GTGCGACTCGTACAGGTCCTGATTCCAGACGGGAAACGAGAGGCAGTCTTGGAGATGCTCGAGGAAAAGGGGGTGGGGTACAGCGTCGTTGAAGAGACAGCCCACGAAGAGCACGACCACATCGTCCAGTTCCCGCTCCCGACATCGGCCGTCGAGTCGGTGTTAGATGAACTTCGGTCGATCGGCATCGACGACAGCACCTACACCATCGTCCTCGACGTCGAGGCAGTGGTCTCCGAGGAGTTCGATGAGCTCTTAGAGGAGTACTCAGATGGAACCGACGACGAGGAAGACGACGTCGAACACAGAGGCATCACCGGCGAGGAGCGTATCGCCCGCGAGGAGATTCAGACCCGGGCGAACGACCTGGTCACGTCGACGCCGACATACGTCGTCCTGACGCTCCTCAGCGCAGTCATCGCGACGGCGGGGATGCTTCTTGACTCACCCGCCACGGTCGTCGGATCGATGGTCATCGCGCCGCTTATCGGTCCGACGATGGCTGCCAGCGTCGGGACCGTGCTAAACGACCGGACTCTGTTCCACCGGGGCATGAAGCTTCAAGTACTCGGTATCGTGGTTGCGATCGGCAGCGCGGCGGTGTTCGCGCTGCTCGTCAGGCACCTGTTTCTCGTCCCGCCCGGACTCGACATCCTCGAGTTGAGCGAGATCAACGAGCGCGCGTCGCCGAACTTCCTCGTGCTCGCTATCGCGCTCGGCGCCGGGGTCGCTGGTATGCTGAGTCTCATTACAGGCGTCTCGACTGCGCTGGTGGGTGTCATGATCGCGGTCGCGCTCATCCCGCCGGCAGCCGCCGTCGGGCTCGGTATCGCCTTCGGCATCCCTCGGCTCGCAATCGGCGCGGGCGTCTTGGTAACAGTGAACGTCCTCTCGATTAACCTCTCGTCGCTCGTTGCGCTGTGGTTCGAGGGGTATCGCCCGGAACAGTGGTTCCAGATCGGAGAGGCGCGCGGCGCGTTCGTCAAACAGGTGGCTGCGCTCGCACTTACCATCACCCTGACATCAGTGTTCCTCGGCGGGGTGACCTACGACTCCTACGTCGCCACGAACGTCGAAGAGGAGATCAGACAGGAGGTCGGCGACGAACTCGAACTTGCTGACGCACAACTCGAACTGCGTGACATAACTGTCTCGCGGTCCGGCATCGTTCCGCCGCTGGAGACCGATCGCGTCGTCGTTAGGATCGCTATCGATCCCGACGACGATCCCCCGAGAGTCGTCGATCGCCTAAAGCAGCGGATCGAGGCCGTGACAGGGACTGATGTCGACATCGAGGTGGAGTACGTCATGGTCGAGCGAACCGAATAG